The nucleotide window ATTCTAGCCCCTGAAGactctgactcagtaggtctgaggGGGCTCCTGGGCATCGGTAGTTTAAAAAGGCatcctggtgattctgatgcttcCTGGTTAAGAATGCACCCATTTTAATGCACCCATTCAGTCTGTCAGTCCAGCCTGTCAACAAATGCCAGGCGTGGTCTCTACCAGCAAGAGAGCAGTTGTAACAGGACCCACCCATGCTTCGTCCCATTATCTGTGTCGTGGGACCCTGCCCTGCTGTTAGGCACCCCTTCTGCAGTAGGCATCATGCCTCCCTTAAAGCCTTCATCGTGACTCCCTCCACCCTTGAAAGACTACAGACTTGGCAGGTCTCTGAGCAGGAAGAGATCTGACAAATCAAGTTCAGCCACTGCCAGTCCAGCCCCTCGTACTGATGGGGAAATGGGCCACCCAGGAAACAGGGAGAAGCAGGTGTCCTCACTTCTGGACCAGTGCTCTTTCTGGGACACCAAAGATGACCTGATTCCACGTCCCCTGACCTCTCTGAGCAGCCTTTGCTCTCCATGAGACCCTCATGACGGGACAGGCACGGGAGCGTGGGCTCCATCTCTAATGTGGGAAAACCGGAGAGGATGAGTGATTTGCCCCAAATTGTCCAGGAAATGGAGCCAACCTCACCCCCGAGCTGGGCTGAGGGAAGGGGGACAGTGAGAATGGCCTTTCTGCAGCCAGCTTGGCCTGGTGGAAAGAGCACACATTAGAGTCAGAATTAGGTTTGAGCCCTAGCCCTGTGGATCCCCAACCATGAAACCACCGGTAATAGCAATACAGCTGACATTTATTATGGGTTTACTCTGTACCAGgcctggattatctcatttaatcctcataacaagccACTGGGCCGACCATCACACAAGCTGGTGAGGAGTggggctaggatttgaacccaggtcgtCTGGTTCCTAAGCCTTTGAGGAAACTTTTGAGATCTTAATGCCCCCGCAAGAAGATTGTGGTTGATCGTAGGTTTAGAGTAAAAcaggcctggatttgaatcctgattcACACACTacctagctgtgtgtccttggggaagtgacttcacctctctgagcccccagtttctcatttgtaaaatggaattgATAATACTGCCTTCACAGGGTTACTGTGAAACTAAAATGtgatatacattggagaaaatgtgtatgtgtgataTACCATGtggtatacatatgtacacattatatatcatacatatacaATTTGTGTATGTTTGATAAACGATGTGATCTATATTGTTACTTTGTTGATTGTTACCTGttacagccccacccccacccccatccctgccagGCCCGGCTCCCTTAATCACTGGCCAGTGTGGACATCCTGAGAGAAGTGAGGCCCTGCCATCTAAGGCAGGACCCCTCTCCAGCGACCTGTATCTCACAGGGTCAACTCCTTCGGCCAGCTATGAGGAGGAGGATCTGCCCCCTGACCCCAGCGAGGAGACACTCACCATAGAAGCCCGTTTCCAGCCTCTGCTGCCAGAGTCCATGACCAAGAGCAAAGATGGGTTCCTAGGGGTAAGTTGGGGCAGGGGGTCCCCCACAGGCGGAACCAGAGACAGAGGGACCATCTGTGTGCGCTCACCTCCTGAGAATGGGTCTGTGCTCTGctcatctttccttctttctgtctttcctccCATCTTTTATCAGCACCCTCTGTGCACCCAGTGCGCCAGGCCCTGGGGGTCTAGAAGTGGGTGCGATGCTGTCCCTGCTGTCCAGGCACACAGTCTGGTAGGGGAGGTAGGAGGGATAGGCATGAGCCTCTGACCCAGAGTGGGGATCTGGGTGGCCTCCTGGAGGGAATGACATTTGACAGTGACTGCAGGGGACGAGGCCTCAGCCCGCTGTCAGCAGGGGTGGGAGAAGGATCCGGCtggaggaaacagcaagtgcagaGACCGAGCGGATGCAGCCGCAGCCCTTGTAATCATTACTTGCTGCAAGTCAGTCTTTCCCCCCAGGCTGTGAGTTTCCTCAGGGCAAGGCCGGTGACTCACACATTTGTGCCTCCCCAGgcccctagcacagtgcctggagccTGACAGGTGCTCCATTGAGCCCCGATGAACCCGGACCTGAGGTTCAACCCCTGGCAACGGCTGTAGGGTGGGGATGACCCTGACAGTGCCATCCTAACCCGCCCTGTGGTTAGGACCCGAGGCCCTGTGGACAGGGTCTCAAtccctcccaggccctgcccgCCTTTCCCGCTGTCTCCCCTGCGCTCTCCTCTCAGCTTTGCGCTACTCCAGATGTCTGGGCTTTCTTCCAGCTGAGAGCCTTCTCATATGCTGGTCCCTCAGCCAGGAACAACCTTCCCTCTTTGCCTCACTCACAGCCCCTCAGCTTTTACAGCTCAGCTGAACTGTCATTTCAGCAGGAGATGCCAGGCAGGCCActgagggcagagagaaggggtGGCTGGACCCAGGGCACGGGGGACACGTGCGGGGGCATCCTGGTCAGTGGGGCTGGAAGAGAAGTTGCCAGATGGCAAAGGGCCTCAGCTGCCTAACTTTGGCCTCCGTTCTGCAGCAGCAAAATACCATAGCAGATTTTGAAAGAGGAGAATTCTCTCATCAGATCTGGGCTCTCCAAACTGGCagctggggagaaaagggaggcaAGAAGACCAGTtcccaggagggagggggagacaggTGGGGGGAGGCCATGGTGATGGAGAGGAAAGGCAGCCCGGGGGAtgctgggaaaggaagaaaggtagGGTGTGGCTACTaatggaaagggagggagggggagttgAGGTGACTCGGGCTTCTGGCTGGTGGCCAGGTGCATGGGGCCCATTGCCCGATGGGGGTTGGAGGTCTGGTAGGGAGGGTATGAGGTCAGTTTGGACTGTTGAAGTTGAGTTCCCTGAGAGATGTCCAGGGGGAGAGTCCAGTAAGATCTGGGTGGAGAAAGGTCTGGCATTGATGGGCTGAAGTGATGTCTGAGCAGATGAGTCCCTCCTACAGGGCAGAGAGAACAGGGTGGGGCAGGTGCAGGGGGCCCACCTGCACGTACAGGGGAGATGGGTCCGGAGCAGCACCCCAGCCCTGCGTCCCTAGCTCAGCCCCCTATTGTGGGCCGCTCCGCTAGGAGCTTGCCAGCCTGTGAACAGGACGCAGCAGGCGGGCAGGCTCTGCCTGGCCCCGCAAGCCAGCCCCGCTTTGAGAACTTGCCTGTGAaacccctctcctcccacctcagcTTCCCACTGAGCCCGGGTCCCATCACCAGGGAGGTCAAAGGTGGGGCAGCTCCCTGGTGGCTGAGCACCCTGAGGGGTGCCAGGCACTCACTGTCCTGGCGGCCACTGATGGTGGCCCAGAAAGGCAGGGAGGAGCTACTGAAGGTGCAGCTTTGACCAGGGGACCTGCATGCCCCAAGGTTCCGCCTCTGCTCCAGGCAGATGTGCAGAGAGGCCTGCAGAGCGTCTGACCCTCATTCTCTCCCACCCTTCAGCTCAGCAGCTAGCAGTGGGGTGGattactgatgaggaaatggCTCAGGGAAGGCCTTTTGCCAGGGGTGCCCAGCCAGCGTGGCCCAGGCTATAATTGAAGCAGGGTGCTCTCTGGGGgtgcccttccttccccttctctgtgGTCTCATCCTGCTCTTGGCCCTAGAGGTTTCACCCAAAGGTGGCTGCCACCTCCCTCCGCAGACTTAACTCCAAACCTAAACTCTGACTCGTCAGCGGGACATTAGCTGCAGGGAGGAGACTTGGTGGGGGGATTAGAGAGCAGAAAGCAAGGCCAGTGGGCGGGGAGAAGAAGCCCAGGGCAGGGCGGGGCACCCAGGGTTGGTCTGCTGGCAGAccagacaagaggcaggcaggacTGTGTGAGGCCCGGGACCTGGGcttggagagggagggaagaggccgTGAGAAGCCCCCTCACAGAGCCCCCTGTTCCAGTCCTGGGGGGCCCCTCCAGCTGCCTCTGCTCCCCTGCCCTCGAGCGAGCTGTTCCGGCCTGGGCTGGACCTGAGGGGCCGCAGGGGCACGGCTTCTCTGGGCAAGGGGCCGGGGAAGGTGAGATGAGCCTCAGCTCTGGCAGGAGAGTGCCAGGCTCGTGGCCGTGAGCAGGCAGGAGCCTCCCGGGTCcctctgcttcctgggcttgTGGGTTGGCTCAGGGCTCGAGGAGACCTCCGCACACGCCTGGGACGTTCTCAGTGCCCCAGAGCTTCGACTTTCCTCTGCCCCAGGTCTCCCGCCTGGCCCTGTCCGGCCTCCGCAACTGGACGACCGCAGCCTCGCCAAGCGCGGTGTTTGCCGCCCGCCACTTCCGGCCCTTTCTTCCCCCTCGGggccacgcggagctaggcgagCCCTGGTGGATCATCCCCAGTGAGCTGAGCGTCTTCACCGGCTATCTGTCCAACAACCGCTTCTACCCACCGCCCCCCAAGGGCAAGGAGGTGAGGGTAGCCCGTGGCAAGCCCCGgggccctgccccccagccccagcacGGCCCCTCCCCATCGGCAGCTGGACCCCCGGGGCCACGCCTACCCCACCTGCTCTCTGGCCTGCCTCTGGCCCCGCCCCCACCTGGGCCCCAGGTCCAGAGCTGACCCTCACCCAGGGGAGCTGGGCCCAGCAAGCCAGCCCAGGTcccactgccctccccccagGTCATCATCCACCGGCTCCTGAGCATGTTCCACCCTCGGCCCTTCGTGAAGACCCGCTTTGCCCCTCAGGGGGCCGTCGCCTGCCTGACCGCCACCAGCGACTTCTACTACACCGTGATGTTCCGGTGAGGGGTCCTGGCAGCCCCATCCTTGCCTCCCACCTGGGCCTGGGACTCCAGGGAAGCACAGATGGGTTGAGCACCAGGAGGCAGGGCCTGACTCAAAgcccccagctccaccacttaccacCCTGTGGTCCCGGGCAAGCAGCCttggctctctgagcctcactttcctcattgtGCATCAGGGCGGTGGTGACTTCctccaggaggaagagaaaaggtgTTGAATGTGCTTAGCATGGGGTTGTTGGCCATGATTGTCATCCACACAGAAGGGGGTGCGTAAGAGCTGTGACACCAGGCCACACACGCCCTGGAGGGCTCAGAGGAGACTTGGGCAAGGCTTCCGGGGAAGGCAGCACGTGAACTGGGCCCTGAAGGATGGGCAGCACTTGGAGGGCGTCCCTTCTGCCTGCCCCACACACGTCTTCCTCCCCCGTCCAGCCCTTTGCCCTGCACAGAGTCTGGCCAAGAGTTCCAGGCTTTGGGGCAGAAGTGagagggcaggtgggcaggctCTGCTCAGCAGGGAACCTGCTCCCAGCCGGGCCCTTTCCCTCCAGCATCCACGCGGAGTTCCAGCTCAGCGAGCCGCCCGACTTCCCCTTCTGGTTCTCACCCGGCCAGTTCACGGGCCACATCATCCTCTCCAAAGACGCCACCCACGTCCGTGACTTCCGGCTCTTCGTGCCCAACCACAGGTGAGAGCCTTGGCCCCGGCCCCGGCACCCTGCTCCTGTTTGCCCCCCACCAGCTCCAGGAGCTCAGATGCAGGGGCCCAGAGGCCCCCGCAGTCTCTCCCCAGAGCTACTTCTCTTGGGAGGGGCCTAGAGCTGACCCAGGAGGAGGTAGCTTGAGGTGGGCTGAAGGGGGTCATTCCATCGTCTGATGGGTGCGTCCCAGGTGCTCTGTGGGCCTGGCCTCCCAGCTCAGTGCTGGGACCCAACGCAGCGGCCGACAGCCCCTCCCTGAAGATGGAACTGCCCCCCACACCCGCCCCATACTGTTGACAGACCTCCAACAGACCCGTAACCACAGCCTGCTCACGCCACCCTAGGCGAAGGCCAGCAGGTGGGGAGGGACCCAGCTGGTCAGGGTCCAGGAAGGCCTCCCAAAGGAAGGGACGTCTATGCAGCGACCTGGGGGCTGAGGAAAGTTtagccaggcagagggaagggcacaTACAAAGGCCTAAGCAGCAGGCCCTCCACGCCTGCAGTTGCTACCACAGACCCTGGGGGGCCAGGGGGCGGCTCCTGGGAGGGCTCAATGCCAGTCACCTGCCTGCTTGCCTGCCTGACCGCTCAGGGGCGGCCTCTTGGCAGGGAAGCAGGGGACGCAGAGAGTCTTTCCAGATTCCTCCCTGATAGCACGCAGCCGCTTAGTGAACCTGAGTGACTCTGTGCAGGGACAAGACCTGGGCTGAGAGATGAGGGGCCCAGAGCGAAGTCTCAGCCGTGGCACCCGTGGCTGTGGGCAAGGCCCTGGacccctccaggcctcagtttcctcatctgctagATGGGAGGCTGGCTCCTGGCCAGGAGTGAGGGGGTCATTGGGACAGCCTGGGAAGAGAAAGTTGCCCCCAGGACCAGGAGCGGTTTCCTCTCAGTCCCCCGAGGGAGGGAGCATCCTGGGCCCACGGGGAAAATGAGGAGGAAGGACgagctctcctcctccttcctcgcTCATCGGGCAAGCCCCTGTGCTGCAGGGGCTCAGCCCAGGGTTGGAGGTGGGGTCCTGGACTGAATGAAACAGAAGGAGGGGGCAACTGCTCCTGGGCCTGTGTCTCAGGTCTAGACCACGAGACCGCTGACCGGCTCTGAGGGCACCCAGCTCACCCTGACTGCTTCACCTGCCCAAGGTGGTTGGTTGTCTGTCCTGGGGCGCCCCCATGTGGCGGATCTGCAGGTTGCACATGCTCAGGCCAGACTTCCCGCTGGGGGAGGCACTGATGAGTGCTGCCTCAAAGAGTCATGGATCGTGGACAGTGCATGAGCCATGGGTATGGAAGCCCTTCGTGAACTGTAAAGGGCTGGGCCAGTGGAGGGTGGTATGGTCACAGTGCCTTCCAAAGAGGCGgcctggggagaggaaagggcccAGGCTCTGCCGTCAGAACTTCAGTGGCTCTGGGACCTTGGGTTCACCCTGCCAAGTCTCAgcatcctcatctataaaatagggtcAGCTGCATGCTTTCAGTGAGATAAAGTCCGACATCTGGTTAATGGGCCTTGATGACGGTGGTGTTCTGCCCTGGCCACCCTCTCGCCTGTCCCCAGGTCTCTGAATGTGGACATGGAGTGGCTGTACGGGGCCAGCGAGAGCAGCAACATGGAGGTGGACATTGGCTACATACCCCAGGTGAGTGCACAGGGGGTCCCTACCCAGGTAGGAAGGTGGGGCTCAGCCTGGCTGCAGGGAGGCCCAGCTGGCTAGGAGCCTTGGGGCAGTGAAAGACAGAGTTCCTGCAGGCTGAAGCCACTGTCCCCAAAGCAGGATCCTAGGAAGCCACCTGTTCTTCCTAGCCAGCATCTGCCATGGGTCCTCAGATGGCTTCACACTGGCTGGACACTGGCTCTGTCCTGGACTCACTGCACAGCCTTGACCaggcccttcccttccctgggccTGTCTCCCCACCTCTGCAATGAGTGGCGTATCTTTGAGGGTCTCTCGGGGCCCCTGGAGGACTCAGGCCCCTCGCTGAGACGTCCCTCAGTGACATCATCCCTCACTGACCTCTGGCCTAGATGGAGCTGGAGGCCACGGGCCCCTCAGTGCCCTCTGTGATCCTGGACGAGGATGGCAACATGATCGACAGCCGCCTGCCCTCAGGGGAGCCCCTCCAGTTTGTGTTTGAGGAGATCACGTGGCAGCAGGAGCTGAGCTGGGAGGAGGCCGCCCGGCGCCTGGAGGTGGCCATGTACCCCTTCAAGAAGGTGAGGCCAGACGGGGTAAGGGGCGGGGTTGGGATCCCTGGGGCTGGGTCCGGAGCTGTGGGAGCAGCGGGTGGGCACTGGGCGTGGGATGCCGTGCAGGGCTTGCTGCTGAGGCTGCCTCCCTGTGGGGCCCAGCCTGGGCCGGGGAGCCTCCCCTTTGCCCTTTAGAACTTGGAGGAGGCATCCCCTGGCTCAGCATCACCccttcacacagacacacagacacacacagacacacactgcaaacatacatgcatatgtacacacacacgtatatacactACAGACACACACTACATGCACATCACACACTCAGCCCCTGAATGGGACCCTGGCGGCACACGATAGCTTCTCTCTGTCTCGACTTGGGCCCAGGTCACCTACCTGCCGTTCACCAAGGCCTTTGAGCGAGCCAAGGCCGAGAACAAGCTGGTGCACTCAGTCCTGCTGTGGGGGGCCCTGGACGACCAGTCCTGCTGAGGTGAGGGAGACCCTTCCAGTCTGAGGGGAGAAAGGGGGGCAGACTTCATACCTTGTGGGTGCAGGAGGCCCTGAGACCAATGGCGCTCTCCTGTGTCAGTATGAGGGACTCAGGGACGacatggggtggggtgtggggtgagGGCTCGCAGGCTTCTGCGCTAAGCCCAGAGGAAGCTGCTGGACACAATAGAAAGAGCCCAGCTCAGCCATTTTCAGCCTGGAGACCTTGGCCAAGTAActccttccctgagcctcagttttcttagcaGTAAGAGGGTAATGTACTTACCTCCCAGAGTTGTGAAAACAGACGTGAAAGTGCCTGTACTCTGTGCAGTGTTTCACACGAGTGAGAGAAGGTAGTGCCAGAGCCTGGGCTGCATTCACTTATTCAGAAAATTCAACGAAGACCCACTGGTGCAAAGTTCTTTGGGTGCCTGACATTGGGTACAAAGATGAGCAAACGATGGCCCTGCCCACATGCAGCCAATCGACAAACATCCTGGGCACCTCCCGTGCCGAGCCATAGGCTAGGTGTTGGGCACCTTGCACTGAGGAAGTCAGAATCAGCCCCAGTTCTCAGGGAGCACACAGTGTGTGCAGAAGGCAGACGGTGAATGAACAAGTACAAGCGTGGTGAATTTACACAAGGCATGGTCCTGAGTGGCACAAGAGTGTGTAACGGGGGGTGGCGGGGTCAGGGGAGGCTTCTTTAGAGAAAGTGACATATAACCTGAGACTTCGAAGGATAAGGAGGATGAGTTTTCCAAGTGACAGAGGAAGTGTTTTAGGTAGAAGAATTgtctgtgcaaaggccctgggacaCAGGTTAGTGGATTTAAGAAGCTGTCACTGTCGAGAAGCCCCTGGGCCAGGCAGACCCCCAGCCAAGTCTCAGCCCAGGATGCCAGTATGTTACTGAAGTTAGTTACAGCTGCCATT belongs to Pseudorca crassidens isolate mPseCra1 chromosome 2, mPseCra1.hap1, whole genome shotgun sequence and includes:
- the SELENON gene encoding selenoprotein N isoform X2, translating into MGRARPGECEPSSPGPAAPPAAPPRRTRALALLGALLAAAAAAAAARAFARHAEAQAAARQDSALKALGTEGLFLFSSLDTDGDMYLSPEEFKPIAEKLTGSTPSASYEEEDLPPDPSEETLTIEARFQPLLPESMTKSKDGFLGVSRLALSGLRNWTTAASPSAVFAARHFRPFLPPRGHAELGEPWWIIPSELSVFTGYLSNNRFYPPPPKGKEVIIHRLLSMFHPRPFVKTRFAPQGAVACLTATSDFYYTVMFRIHAEFQLSEPPDFPFWFSPGQFTGHIILSKDATHVRDFRLFVPNHRSLNVDMEWLYGASESSNMEVDIGYIPQMELEATGPSVPSVILDEDGNMIDSRLPSGEPLQFVFEEITWQQELSWEEAARRLEVAMYPFKKVTYLPFTKAFERAKAENKLVHSVLLWGALDDQSCUGSGRTLRETVLESSPILTLLNESFISTWSLVKELEDLQNNQENPSHQKLASLHLEKYSFPVEMMICLPNGTVVHHINANYFLDITSVKPEDIENNVFSFSSTFEDPSTATYMQFLKEGLRRGLPLLQA
- the SELENON gene encoding selenoprotein N isoform X1, which gives rise to MKAQREAGTRRDGKGDWGPGACRGGVWTDGLGDGMREPRRMWREQLPPPVWDASWVYNCSAQPPPPEQDSALKALGTEGLFLFSSLDTDGDMYLSPEEFKPIAEKLTGSTPSASYEEEDLPPDPSEETLTIEARFQPLLPESMTKSKDGFLGVSRLALSGLRNWTTAASPSAVFAARHFRPFLPPRGHAELGEPWWIIPSELSVFTGYLSNNRFYPPPPKGKEVIIHRLLSMFHPRPFVKTRFAPQGAVACLTATSDFYYTVMFRIHAEFQLSEPPDFPFWFSPGQFTGHIILSKDATHVRDFRLFVPNHRSLNVDMEWLYGASESSNMEVDIGYIPQMELEATGPSVPSVILDEDGNMIDSRLPSGEPLQFVFEEITWQQELSWEEAARRLEVAMYPFKKVTYLPFTKAFERAKAENKLVHSVLLWGALDDQSCUGSGRTLRETVLESSPILTLLNESFISTWSLVKELEDLQNNQENPSHQKLASLHLEKYSFPVEMMICLPNGTVVHHINANYFLDITSVKPEDIENNVFSFSSTFEDPSTATYMQFLKEGLRRGLPLLQA